In the genome of Perca flavescens isolate YP-PL-M2 chromosome 21, PFLA_1.0, whole genome shotgun sequence, the window GACTCAGATATTCCACTCGGTCCAGCTCGGGTTTGTAAGTGAAGCAAGTCTGTTTCAAATCTTATTTAAGTATTTCCACATCATAAACAAAATCTCTGTATCTCTTAATTAGCCAGTCTAATCCACTGGTCTTGCACACATCTTGAAATTAAGTCGAATCcactgcaacaaaacaaaaaagtatgaCTCCATATTTGGAGTTTGGGTGATTGAGAAAGTGGAATAATGAGAATATGGAGTTATTTGTATATGTGGGAAAAGTTATAGACCATTTGTctgtaacattttattttggtttctCTGATAAAGAATATCTAAAGAGACATTCTCAGTTTCACCTGCTACCAGAGAGATGCCCTTCTTATCTTTGCAGAAATGAAGGTATAACCTGTATTATACTTAATTTAAGAAGACTTCTAAGTTGAGGATATTTGAGGGTGTATGGTTTCAAGCTGTCTATGTATATTAGTTTGCTGTAAATAGTCTGATGCATGTTCTATTCTTTCAATGAGCTCaagctgaaacagaaacatgtaTAGCAGTGTTCTGACTCTGGTGTGTGATATAACGTTTGGATCAAGATAAGGAGACTGCTATCCCTGAACTATCCTTATCATTTTCCTTCAACCTCACCAGACAAAAAGCAAAAggttcttttattttattttaatgtatttgctTGCTGAGCAGAGTTCTCTTGTCTGTAAATGTGAGCTTTCAGATCGCTGTgataaaaagtttaattaaaaacaataaaaaagaatgTGTTTTTATCTCATGATAACTGATTGTAATCTGTACAGTTAAACCTATgtattggagaaaaaaaagaacatatttATAAATGGTTACCAACTGAAACACACCCTGCATGTcagtcatttattttactgaagATTTGAGTAGAACATACACATGTAATTTGGATGATTTTGgtccacaaaacaaaacaccagTGTGTCGACAGAGTAACActaatacaatatacaatataatataatcttttctatatatatatataaagaccTTTCTTGGGTAACATAAACATCAACTATGAAGTTCTTGCAGACAAGAACATCGTAGCGATCGTAGGATCAAAAACTCTTGTCTTCACCACTTGTACTCACTTTAACAATATTTTGGTCCTCAGACCTTTATTAAGTAAAtctcttatttctttttttatctgatTTACACAATCTTTTACCTGATGGTAAGGTCTGAGGGCTGAAACATTGTCGATAAAGTGAGTACAAATGATCGAAAAGATGTTTTCTCCAAAGCCTTTCTCCGCTAACATTCAGAAGCTAGACCCTGCCCAATGGGGTTTTCAAGAGCAGAACAACTCACGATTTCCCCAAAAATATTATAGTATTaacactttattattattattgctgtaTATAGATTTACTGCAAATGTGCggtaaaataaaatctgatgcacaatcacggaaggcttgtatcatatggacgcgccgacagttttgttttcattactttgaattcctcatgggggcaacagaaactacgcactatagctttaaggacCATGTAATCGTTTAAGACACATTACATCACTGACTGAAGACTCCTGCCAGTTGAATTGTaagagaacaaaaacaaatgttgagTAACTACCTACAGCTTTTACACACTcatgaaatacaataaaatagaCATTTAAAGTGCCCAGAAACTCAGGAGGAAGCTATAGTCTTTGGAGATGTGAAAGACACCTTTAACATTGAGGGGAAAATAGTTTCTAGTCCttcttctttttgtgtgtgaacaGGTAAACCAGTCCAGGCACAAGCACCATGACAATCTGAGGTACTATGATAAATTTGATAAAGAACAGGCCATAGAAGAGTCCTTGTGGTCGGACCGGGAGCGGCAGACGGTTGACGTGGTACAGTCCCATGGACGAAATGGCCAGAGACAAAGCCCGTGGAGCCCAAGGCAGAGAATATCCGCCAGGCTTCCAGTACTGGGCCAGCCCCAAACCCAGAAGGGCCCCGCAGTCTCGAGTCAGAGATGAGAATGGGACTGTATCCAAACGAATCCACTCTGCACGGCTGCACCATTTCTTAGCCAACGTAATAGACCTGTGGAATAGATAGAATATGTCCAGTCTAGGAAAGAAAGATTAACTTCACCTCACAGAGCTTATtacacactgaacagactcgCCAATAcacataaatgtaataaaaaagacTAACCAGGACAGGTCGATTCCCAGCTGCTGCAGTCCAGCATGCAGCATCAGAGTACCGAGCAGCAGACCGATGCTGAAGCTAAAGAAGAACAGCAGGGGGCGTCCTTCTGGTACTCTGCGGCTCAGAACAATCCCCAGAATGAAACCTGACAAAAGAAAGTCAATCAGTTCAAATTTGCAatgaaatatatactgtattgctTAACCTCTGGGGTAGCAAAAGGTAGAAAATaaatactatgacatttttttactaACACAATATATTCTGTGACACAATATACATTTTTCTATACCGTTTATACGGTAGTTAACATCTCGGAGTGTATTAGGCTACAGTGGAAATTGTTGCAAATCAATTAACTAGAGTTTTTATAGTAATTTTGAATGAATATGATTCATTTATGTAAAATGATATCTACAGAGATAGAGGATTAAATCCATATAGCCTACCCACACTCCATGTTTTAGCTTGTGCACGAAACTGTAGGTCAGACCTGTAATGGAGCCAGCGATGACCTGGTGAGGGAAGTGGGCGAGGATAAAGATCCTGGAGATCCCAACTGCCACCAGCATCACCACATAGAGCAGGTAGGGAGCAGCTGATAACACCACACTGGAGccacagagaaagagatattCATTCAAAAATAGCTCCGATATCCTTCAATTTCTGTAGCCGTGCATTTTCAAAGCCAAAACAgcatatttgtttatttcaaatgGGCATACCTGTGAGTGCGTAAGTACAGAGATGACCCCAATGAGGACACCACGACCCACCAGACTGCTGCCGTCACCATCGCATGTCCCGATGGACTCCCTGAGAGACGGACGTTAGCTTTACAGCTGACTGTGCAATGAATTAAGTGTACTGCCTATGACTGATGCATGTTATAATGTTCTTTGAGGACTTCTCACCTGGGCCGGTTTCACAGGTGGAGGAAAACTGGTGCACGTTGGGTTGCTTGTTGACGAACAGACCTGATTCACCTATCCACCAGAAAGGCCTTTCTCCAAACAGCATCCTGGGAAATGTACATTTATGTATTGGTCATAAATGTACATGGTGTTACCTACTGTACCAGAGTGTGTAACAGCATGACTTTAGGTAGCGTTTATACTCTGGATATTAAATCTACTTCTGTTTGTCCTAACATTGTTTGTGCAACAATCATTTAATACTCATTTCCCTTTCAGTTTCTACTGCCCTATTTACCTTTATCCCATATTTCCTACCAATATTTTATAATTTGATGGTGTATAAAACATGATTTCTAAAATATTATCCTCACAATTCTTAATTCTCTTTTAGCCAATTTATCAGCAACATTGTTTTCATCTACTGCCATTTGTGCTGGTTGTATTCAACAAAATATACATCTATTCACAGTTTTAGAAGAATAAGGTTTCCCAAACTGTTTTCAGAACTGTGCATTTCAGCTGtgacattttagttttattctAATATTCTGAACCTTGTCTATCCATTATAGACTAATGTgtggtgtgggggtgtgtgtgtgtgtgtgtgtgtgtgtgtgtgtgtgtgtgtgtgtgtgtgtgtttgcagataatctactggatttttttttagggttttaaCAATGCGTAATACATTAACTATTTGGTAAACATCTGTAAATAATTATCATAGCTATGCTTAATATGCTGTTGTCATAAGTAACCAGTGTTatcaatatttaatttaattttaccCCTGAGAAAATCAAAGACCACTGCTAATaaccttatatatatgtcaatgctaaTAACGACCGTTACTAGACTAGTCCTTTATATAAAAGGTTCCGCTTTTATCGGTTTCACCTCGGACAGTACACACGGTGGGACTGCATTTCCTAAACATGAAGTTGCAACGTCAACagaataaaatatgaatttatTTCTGACTTCATTGTTGggaataaaatatgaaaaataaaagactACAGTTGTCGTTGTCGAATGCCAACAGAACACTTTAGCTTCGTGCTAACATGTTAGAGATAACTAAAAGCTAcacattaaaaataatgtttaaaacatGCTGGCTGCTTCTTTTAGCCTTACCATTTAAACACCAAGTTTAACCACTCCGATATAGCTGCTACCCAAAGCACCGCCACTCCAGCTCGTTTGCTGATGAAATACGTGAAAGGAAAGACGAGCAGGAAAGCTGCTTTGGGGTCTCCAATGTGAGTGATAACTAGCCACATTTTTTCTTGACTTATCGTCCTCTGCTGGAGACTTTCAGCCATCCAGATGCCTTGGGTGTAAACGGCCTCCATGACTGTGTCCTCTCCCAATACTAAAACGTTACTTGGATGTGGATGCAAAAATTAAACTGCAATCTGATTACAGAGTAAAAGAGAATCTTTGctgattattttgtaattcaGGAAGTGCTGCAGCATGCAGTATGGAAGCATATTTCCGCCAATGTGATGAAAAAAGAAGATCTGGTAAATAATTATAATGAGAAACTTTGTCAAAATAAGGAGTTaacatttatctcaaaataatgacttagtatGTAAAAATAATGGCAGTATATTTTGAGACAGCTTCTCTTacaagtcattattttgagatactaagttTATGTTGGcgtcttttttgacaagaaaaagttgactaGGGCGCTTttgtaataaagaaaaaagctgGCAGTGTTTTGGTTCCAAAAAGCAGCCGAGAGCGTCTTTTGTTGCTACTGCTAGAGTAGGCTATGCAAGAGCGCTATGTGGAGCGGTGttaatgctaacgttagataaaacaaaacgGTGAAGCAAGCtagagaaggaaaagagagaggtaGCAGTTCTACTAgcattagataaaacaaagtgagttCCCCCAACTGTCGTTCCCTGTACAGGGAGCACCCGGTGAAGGTCATATCATATAGGCCTAACTCGCTGTGCGCCGACtccatttttttatgtcatgaaAACAACAGGTCTCGCTACTCCGCTTGTGATTGGTCGGCTGTCAAGAACGTGCTTGACGTTGggcatttttttcagaaaagttgaacaactgcagaaaaaaaacgttGGCGTTTAAAAAAGCACTCCGGACTTTTTTGAAAACGTTTATTCCATAGgattataatataaaatagatGCTGGCAGGTTAAAAAAGACATCAAGTGAACATagcctaagtcatttttttttgttttgaaataagtcattattttgagttactatctcatatatttatgtttgtcATAACTACTTTTacaggctcttttttttttttcatcacatttgcAGGAAGGGGCTTCCATACTGCTAGCAGTACCGTCAGATCTCCGGTAGGCCACTTTTGTTTTtctaggatggcgaaggcatggCGAAGGCATGACCCTCCCTACTCTTCCTACTcttcctctgattggctagtactcgttgccttctctggttgggttggttaggtctAGGAAAGAGGagtggttagggttagctggcaaaaaaaatgctaccttctttaactgtctatggaCTCTGGTAGGGAGAGTACTTTGAATGGAGAGCGGTTGAATTAATGGGAAACAAAGCCACGACTTTGTACTTCGATGAGTGGAATTATAGGCTATTTGCCATTTAATATACAATTAAAACATTTAGTAGACAATATATAAAGCATGATGTTAAATAGATTAAATAGTAAATATAGTTTCTCGTATTAGAATAAATGACCATAACCtgatatacttttttttaaacttcatttaaaaacagtatgaaagctacacacacaaaaaaaactatatgcatacacaaataatatatatatatatatatatatagttgttgTTTTCCCTTAAGGTATCTTAGTGTTAAAATATTGATGCAGttcttgctaaaaaaaaaaagtccaaaagttTGGTTTGAAGTCCATCCATTACTTCTTGTGAATGTGGAGTTGCCCAAATAATACAATTAGATTAGAATGTCCTGTAATTGAATTGTTTGCCCAGTTTTCCTTCCTGTACGATGTTGAACATCAACCCAACATATTCTGGCATGCATACAGTGATAAAATAAATGTCATATTGTTTCTTCTTCTAGTTCACAGAAAGTGCAATAATATTCAATATCAAGTCTAAatctctttaatgttttttttgctgaataTATTTTATGCAAGATTTTCAACGAAACCTCTTTAACTTTGTTATATTAAGACAGAATGTGTCTCCAACTAGCCACATTTCCTGCTAATTCATTCTCCATAAAGCGAAGCCCAAAATAATCTTCTTGGGGGCAGAGTTTCAGCTTGTATAATTCCTGATGTTTGAGCATTTATTCTTGGTAATGTCATCTCCTCCTAGGAATATGCCTATACCACTATTAAATAGATTATTTGATTACTAAACCTCTAGAAAGCTGCAGCAgattaaagtggctatatgtaactttcagtttgtgttgattctagtgctcgctttggacaaaagcggtagtgtttttacaacacctgctgttgtaaaggccttttctttacggtgctgtgtttgcccactgtagattactgagttagtgttaccaggaggtcatatagttgcgatgaatgttttgctcagacagagaattattcatttacaataagagaatatattacagatgcatcgttgcatttctcAAGTGTTgcatagcgcatttcatgaagcAAGGACTCTTTACAGGGGGACAAAACAAATCAGACCGTGCAAAGGCATtgataaaaactatataaaaaagcTGTTACaagtcatttatgatcatcagatgaaaaatcacacagtttcagaaacatttaaaagtttatatatatatatatatatagttactttaaatagtaaatataatttatcgtttttattgttgtttttttcaaattatttattacaaaacaaatgcaatgaaaaataacaacagACCTAGGACGATAAATTATttcaagaagaaaaataataaataaaaaaagaaggaaaaaaagtgtgattCAGAAggcaattcaatttatttttatttatttatttgtttacatgtaaTCAAGAATCTTTAAGGCTTTGGGGTTTGTAGATTTTTGAATAGTAGgccatatatataataatataattcgTCGTAGAATAAATTACCATCACGCGACGTACTTCGACACGCCCAGGTTTTGTCTCCATACGACATCACGTCGTTTTACGTAAGGCAGGCGCTCCGGTTTCCTGGCGGAGAAGATGGCGGCTCCTGGACCGGGGGAGTATTTCAGCGTCGGGAGCCATGTCTCTTGCCTCACCTGCTTGGGCCAACGTCTACAAGGAGAGGTGGTCGCGTTTGACTACCAGTCCAAGATGTTAACTCTGAGTATCCTTTGTTTGTTTCGAACTGCGGACGGCTTGCTGGCCTGCCTGGCTGCAAGGGCCTGTAGGGTAACCGAAAATATGTCAAATAGTGATCCGCGCAGGCGTAATTGGTAGTAGCTGAGTTACACATCTTTGTCCGTTTTAAATACTTTAATTCGCAATGTAGTT includes:
- the g6pc3 gene encoding glucose-6-phosphatase 3; protein product: MEAVYTQGIWMAESLQQRTISQEKMWLVITHIGDPKAAFLLVFPFTYFISKRAGVAVLWVAAISEWLNLVFKWMLFGERPFWWIGESGLFVNKQPNVHQFSSTCETGPGSPSGHAMVTAAVWWVVVSSLGSSLYLRTHSVVLSAAPYLLYVVMLVAVGISRIFILAHFPHQVIAGSITGFILGIVLSRRVPEGRPLLFFFSFSIGLLLGTLMLHAGLQQLGIDLSWSITLAKKWCSRAEWIRLDTVPFSSLTRDCGALLGLGLAQYWKPGGYSLPWAPRALSLAISSMGLYHVNRLPLPVRPQGLFYGLFFIKFIIVPQIVMVLVPGLVYLFTHKKKKD